A single Arachidicoccus sp. BS20 DNA region contains:
- a CDS encoding NRAMP family divalent metal transporter, whose translation MKKRNTAILGAAFLMATSAIGPAFLTQTSLFTSQLAASFGFVIFISILLDLGAQLNLWRIVTMSKLYAQDMANELLPGAGYFLAALIAFGGFAFNIGNIAGAGLGLNVLTGLSPSVCGVISCCFALSMFWFKEAGRVLDFIFKALGILTIALTVYVAFAAHPPLGEALHRTVMPGKINFFIIVTIVGGTVGGYISFAGAHRLLDAGVSGRDNLKHVTKSSVSGILITAVMRYVLFLAALGVVVKGIALSGSNPAASVFQSAAGSVGYIFFGVILWSASITSIIGSSYTTVSFWRSLSPFIRRNEKVVVTVFIIISCIIFLINPKPVKLLIMAGAVNGFILPIALAIMLIASRKKSLMNNYKHSLWLQIFGWIVVLIMNWLSIKSLNTFL comes from the coding sequence CGCAAACGAGTTTGTTCACTTCGCAGCTTGCAGCAAGTTTCGGTTTTGTAATTTTTATTTCCATCTTGCTTGATTTGGGTGCGCAATTAAACTTGTGGCGTATTGTTACTATGAGCAAATTATATGCGCAGGATATGGCAAATGAACTGCTGCCCGGCGCAGGATATTTTTTGGCTGCTTTGATTGCGTTTGGCGGGTTTGCTTTCAATATCGGCAATATTGCGGGTGCGGGTTTGGGACTGAATGTGCTTACCGGATTATCGCCCTCGGTTTGCGGAGTTATCAGTTGCTGTTTTGCATTATCCATGTTTTGGTTTAAGGAAGCCGGTCGTGTGCTGGATTTTATTTTCAAAGCGTTGGGTATTTTAACGATTGCACTTACCGTGTATGTTGCCTTTGCCGCGCATCCCCCGTTGGGCGAGGCTTTGCACAGAACTGTGATGCCGGGAAAAATTAATTTTTTTATTATTGTAACTATTGTAGGCGGAACCGTTGGCGGTTATATTTCTTTCGCGGGCGCGCACCGGTTGCTCGATGCGGGCGTTTCGGGAAGGGATAATTTAAAGCACGTTACCAAAAGTTCTGTGAGCGGTATTTTGATTACGGCAGTAATGCGGTACGTTTTATTTCTTGCTGCATTGGGCGTGGTGGTAAAGGGCATTGCATTATCGGGCAGTAATCCTGCGGCTTCGGTGTTTCAGTCAGCGGCAGGTTCTGTAGGTTATATTTTTTTCGGCGTTATTTTGTGGAGCGCAAGTATTACTTCCATTATCGGTTCATCGTACACAACGGTAAGTTTCTGGAGGAGTTTGTCGCCTTTTATCAGGCGGAACGAAAAGGTGGTCGTTACCGTATTTATCATTATTTCTTGTATCATATTTCTCATTAATCCGAAACCCGTGAAACTATTGATAATGGCGGGCGCGGTCAACGGATTTATATTGCCGATTGCCTTGGCGATAATGCTGATTGCTTCGCGAAAAAAATCATTAATGAATAATTATAAGCATTCTTTATGGTTACAAATATTCGGTTGGATTGTAGTCTTGATAATGAATTGGCTGAGTATAAAATCGCTGAATACATTTCTCTGA
- the map gene encoding type I methionyl aminopeptidase, which produces MIIYKTNAEVEIMQQNATTISRILAEIAKILKPGMTTLQIDEMCKQMILDEGGIPTFHNYHGYPFNLCASVNDVVVHGFPNKKELKDGDIVSLDLGITKNGYVGEHAYSFVLGETPQEHLKLVKVTKESLYKGIEKAVAGNRIGDIAFAIQDYTERQHGYGVVRELVGHGLGKTMHEEPNVPNYGRRGTGLKMKENLTIAIEPMINLGKRNVYTESDGWTVKTRDGSPSVHFEHNVCVKKGKAQILSDFSIIEAAEKTNPNLNTSYENL; this is translated from the coding sequence ATGATAATTTACAAAACCAATGCAGAAGTAGAAATCATGCAGCAGAATGCGACAACCATCAGCCGCATTCTTGCAGAAATAGCAAAAATATTAAAGCCCGGAATGACTACTTTGCAGATAGATGAAATGTGTAAGCAAATGATTTTGGACGAAGGCGGCATTCCTACATTTCACAATTATCATGGTTATCCTTTCAATCTTTGCGCGTCGGTAAATGATGTGGTGGTGCATGGTTTTCCCAACAAAAAAGAGCTAAAAGACGGCGATATCGTATCGCTTGATTTGGGCATTACTAAGAACGGCTATGTGGGCGAACATGCTTATTCTTTTGTGTTGGGCGAAACGCCGCAGGAACATTTGAAGCTCGTGAAAGTAACCAAAGAATCTTTATACAAAGGCATTGAGAAAGCGGTCGCCGGCAATCGCATCGGCGATATTGCATTCGCTATTCAGGATTATACGGAAAGACAACACGGTTACGGCGTGGTGCGCGAATTAGTGGGACATGGCTTGGGTAAAACCATGCATGAAGAACCGAATGTACCGAATTATGGCAGGCGCGGAACGGGATTGAAAATGAAAGAGAATCTCACGATTGCCATTGAACCAATGATTAATCTCGGAAAAAGAAATGTTTATACCGAAAGCGACGGCTGGACGGTAAAAACGCGCGACGGCTCGCCATCCGTGCATTTCGAGCATAATGTATGTGTGAAGAAAGGAAAAGCACAGATACTTTCCGACTTTTCGATTATCGAAGCAGCGGAGAAAACAAATCCGAATTTGAATACAAGCTATGAAAATTTATAA
- a CDS encoding BaiN/RdsA family NAD(P)/FAD-dependent oxidoreductase codes for MTDFNNQKTFIIIGGGAAGFFCAVNAARLSRDLKVVILEKSSKVLSKVKVSGGGRCNVTHHCFDVNELIKKYPRGKNFLKKEFFNFSPKNTVEWFEQRGVQLKTEADGRMFPITDSSQTIIDCLLNEAKKYNVEIRLNANVHQLFKENDNWVIDLGYEKIKADFVCIACGGFPKIEQFSWLKNLEHSIEMPVPSLFTFNIPENNITQLMGISSVAQVKILGTKLVEQAPLLITHWGLSGPAILRLSAWGARILAEKNYEFSIHINWLPQYNEQSLRNDWNDIRNKISSQKIIDKNPFDLPKRLWQYFLSKAEIDEDLYWSKLPSKQQNKLIQILVADEYHIKGKTTFKEEFVTCGGISLSEIDVQTMQSRLHKNLFFAGEILDVDGVTGGFNFQHAWSSGWIAAKTVAANV; via the coding sequence TTGACAGACTTCAACAATCAAAAAACATTCATCATTATCGGCGGGGGTGCGGCAGGATTTTTCTGCGCGGTAAATGCGGCGCGGCTTTCACGTGATTTGAAGGTTGTGATTCTGGAAAAGTCTTCCAAAGTTTTATCCAAAGTAAAAGTAAGCGGCGGCGGGCGTTGCAATGTTACACATCATTGTTTTGATGTAAATGAACTGATTAAAAAATATCCCCGCGGTAAAAATTTTCTCAAAAAAGAATTTTTTAATTTCTCGCCTAAAAATACCGTTGAATGGTTTGAACAACGCGGCGTACAATTAAAAACCGAAGCCGATGGAAGAATGTTTCCTATAACCGATTCTTCGCAAACGATTATTGATTGCCTGCTAAACGAAGCGAAAAAATATAATGTTGAAATTCGGCTGAATGCCAATGTTCATCAGCTTTTCAAAGAAAATGATAATTGGGTAATTGATTTAGGGTATGAAAAAATAAAAGCAGATTTTGTTTGTATTGCCTGCGGCGGTTTTCCGAAAATAGAACAGTTCAGTTGGCTGAAAAATCTGGAACATTCCATTGAAATGCCTGTGCCGTCTTTGTTTACATTCAATATTCCCGAAAATAACATTACACAATTAATGGGTATAAGTTCAGTTGCACAAGTGAAAATTCTTGGGACAAAATTGGTGGAACAAGCTCCGTTATTAATTACGCATTGGGGTTTGAGTGGACCTGCAATTTTGCGTTTATCGGCTTGGGGCGCGAGAATTTTAGCAGAGAAGAATTATGAGTTTTCTATTCATATAAATTGGTTGCCGCAATACAATGAACAGAGTTTGCGAAATGATTGGAATGATATTCGCAACAAAATTTCTTCGCAAAAAATCATTGATAAAAATCCGTTTGACTTACCGAAAAGATTGTGGCAATACTTTCTTTCCAAAGCGGAAATTGATGAAGATTTATATTGGTCGAAATTGCCTTCAAAGCAGCAAAACAAACTGATTCAAATTCTGGTTGCAGACGAATATCACATAAAAGGTAAAACCACTTTTAAGGAAGAATTTGTAACCTGCGGCGGCATTTCACTCAGCGAAATTGATGTACAAACTATGCAAAGCAGGCTGCATAAAAATCTATTCTTCGCAGGCGAAATCCTTGATGTGGACGGCGTTACAGGCGGTTTTAATTTTCAGCACGCATGGTCGAGCGGCTGGATTGCGGCGAAGACGGTGGCAGCAAATGTTTAA
- a CDS encoding addiction module antidote protein — METSKFDIADYLDNNEMIAEYLNTVIEEGNDADIINAIGNIAKAIGMTKIAEETGLSRPSLYKALSDGAKPQFTTIMKVLKAVGGQIQVNPISA; from the coding sequence ATGGAAACTTCAAAATTTGACATAGCAGATTATTTAGACAACAACGAAATGATTGCGGAATATCTTAACACGGTTATAGAAGAAGGCAATGATGCTGATATAATTAATGCTATTGGAAATATTGCAAAAGCAATCGGGATGACAAAAATTGCAGAAGAAACAGGTCTAAGCCGACCAAGTCTATACAAAGCGCTGTCCGACGGAGCAAAACCTCAATTTACAACTATAATGAAAGTTTTGAAAGCCGTTGGCGGACAAATACAGGTTAATCCAATAAGCGCTTAA
- a CDS encoding type II toxin-antitoxin system RelE/ParE family toxin, which translates to MYFIEKTAEFDKWLRRLKDLRAKAKILFRIQKLETEEHFGDCKSVGNGISELKINYAKGYRIYFRETDGKIIILLIGGDKSTQQKDIEKAKQIWDKLKK; encoded by the coding sequence ATGTACTTTATTGAAAAAACAGCGGAATTTGACAAGTGGTTAAGAAGATTAAAGGATTTACGAGCAAAAGCAAAAATTTTGTTTAGAATCCAAAAATTGGAAACCGAAGAACATTTCGGAGATTGTAAATCTGTCGGAAACGGCATTAGTGAATTAAAAATTAACTACGCAAAAGGTTATAGAATTTATTTCAGAGAAACAGACGGAAAAATTATAATTCTGCTTATAGGCGGCGATAAATCAACACAACAAAAAGACATTGAGAAAGCAAAACAAATTTGGGATAAATTAAAAAAGTAA
- a CDS encoding DUF6985 domain-containing protein, producing the protein MIDMISKIVGQLTQDKHFEECWNSELIDIPYFQNKQLKVVFTEAENESYFKLADIALENFMRLSTSDRENHSSKIVENYKQNLVFNYTPRLELKSDNEIWNFVYPTDIILAQNETGEVFVLVECGCEWEEEHGLQLVFKNGQQLTRVSYNDGGLEDE; encoded by the coding sequence ATGATTGATATGATTTCAAAAATTGTAGGACAACTAACACAAGACAAGCATTTTGAAGAATGTTGGAATAGCGAATTAATTGATATTCCATATTTTCAAAACAAGCAACTAAAAGTTGTTTTTACAGAAGCAGAAAATGAAAGCTACTTTAAACTTGCAGACATTGCTCTTGAGAATTTTATGCGACTTTCAACATCGGACAGAGAAAATCATTCTTCTAAAATTGTTGAAAACTACAAACAGAATTTAGTTTTTAACTATACACCAAGACTTGAATTAAAATCAGACAACGAAATTTGGAATTTCGTTTACCCGACTGATATAATTTTAGCTCAAAATGAAACAGGTGAAGTTTTTGTTTTAGTCGAATGTGGTTGCGAATGGGAAGAAGAACACGGGCTTCAACTTGTTTTTAAGAATGGACAACAATTAACAAGAGTAAGTTACAACGATGGAGGATTAGAAGATGAATAA
- a CDS encoding class I SAM-dependent methyltransferase, translating into MTTKQPDNTALRTALWRALHVLTDDKPYIIEDKVGYDLIKPEKDWQERPDMKYTKRLRASIVARARFVEDLAKEQIGKGVTQYIILGAGLDSFAQRNTEIISQVDIYEIDQPNTLTWKEEKLVENGYKIPDNLHFVPVDFETSSWWTELLNKGFDTTKTTLVSCTGVTLYLTKEAIVDTLKKMTSLASGSTIAIAFYLPLEQLDEDDKPMQEIAIKGAMASGTPFVSFFSVDEIVKLAQEVGLKEIQTVSTKDMTEKYFKGRTDNFVPASGEFFLVART; encoded by the coding sequence ATGACAACAAAACAACCAGACAATACAGCATTACGAACAGCTTTATGGCGAGCATTACATGTTTTGACAGACGATAAGCCTTACATCATTGAGGACAAAGTTGGATATGACTTAATCAAACCCGAAAAAGATTGGCAAGAACGTCCTGATATGAAATATACAAAACGGCTTAGGGCTTCTATTGTTGCTCGTGCCAGATTTGTTGAGGACTTAGCCAAAGAACAAATTGGAAAAGGCGTAACACAATATATTATTCTTGGTGCGGGACTTGACAGTTTTGCCCAACGAAATACTGAAATCATTTCGCAAGTTGACATTTATGAAATTGACCAGCCCAACACATTGACTTGGAAAGAAGAAAAGTTAGTTGAAAATGGTTACAAAATTCCCGACAATCTTCATTTCGTTCCTGTTGATTTTGAAACTTCATCTTGGTGGACAGAACTTTTAAACAAAGGTTTTGACACTACAAAAACGACTTTGGTTTCTTGCACAGGAGTTACGCTCTATCTGACAAAAGAGGCAATTGTAGATACACTTAAAAAAATGACTTCACTTGCATCGGGTTCAACTATTGCAATAGCATTTTATTTACCATTGGAACAACTTGACGAAGATGACAAGCCAATGCAAGAAATTGCAATAAAAGGAGCAATGGCTTCGGGAACACCTTTTGTAAGTTTTTTCTCTGTTGACGAAATTGTAAAACTTGCACAAGAAGTAGGTTTGAAAGAAATCCAAACCGTTTCAACAAAAGATATGACAGAAAAATATTTTAAAGGCAGGACCGATAATTTTGTTCCAGCAAGTGGAGAATTTTTCTTGGTTGCGAGAACATAA
- a CDS encoding dihydrofolate reductase family protein, which translates to MNKLILETQISIDGYIADENGGTDWMIWNWGPNWNWDKDLQSYHTNLNKSANSILISSQMAQEGFNAHWKQVTQDPTDTRFEFANHIVNTNKFVASRTLTTETEIPGGWENVSILKGNLADEITKLKNQDNGDIIVYGGATLVSSLINADLIDEFHLITNPVALGQGLPIFQKQTNLKTVNSTPFKCGIIVNHYKK; encoded by the coding sequence ATGAACAAATTAATTCTTGAAACACAAATTAGTATTGACGGATATATCGCTGACGAAAATGGTGGTACAGATTGGATGATTTGGAATTGGGGACCAAATTGGAATTGGGATAAAGACCTGCAAAGTTATCATACAAATCTAAACAAATCCGCTAACAGCATTTTGATAAGCAGTCAAATGGCACAAGAAGGTTTTAACGCACATTGGAAACAAGTAACACAAGACCCGACAGACACAAGATTTGAATTTGCCAACCATATTGTAAACACAAATAAGTTTGTAGCAAGCAGAACTTTGACAACGGAAACCGAAATCCCGGGCGGTTGGGAAAACGTATCCATTCTAAAAGGCAATTTAGCTGACGAAATCACGAAACTGAAAAACCAAGACAATGGAGACATTATCGTTTATGGTGGTGCAACGCTTGTTTCTTCGCTTATCAACGCAGACCTCATAGACGAATTTCATTTGATAACAAACCCAGTAGCATTAGGACAAGGTTTACCTATTTTCCAAAAGCAGACAAACCTGAAAACAGTAAACTCAACACCGTTTAAGTGTGGTATCATCGTCAATCACTACAAAAAATGA
- a CDS encoding dihydrofolate reductase family protein encodes MRKIISFMHISLDGFVAGLSGELNWAKADEEIFTYVGNRISKTETALYGRKTYEMMQGYWLTAGDKPTATKHDIEHSKWYKKAHKVVLSKTLNEAKLHNTTIINDNLADQINEIKQQDGKEILLFGSPTATHSLMQQNLIDGYWLFVNPIILGQGIPLFVDIKDKTSLNLVNTRQFNNGVTELNYIVDRQ; translated from the coding sequence ATGAGAAAAATAATTTCATTTATGCACATATCGCTTGACGGTTTTGTAGCAGGACTAAGCGGAGAACTCAATTGGGCAAAGGCAGACGAAGAAATTTTTACTTATGTCGGCAATCGTATAAGCAAAACGGAAACTGCATTATACGGACGAAAAACTTATGAAATGATGCAAGGTTATTGGCTGACAGCAGGCGACAAACCAACAGCAACCAAACACGACATTGAACATTCAAAATGGTATAAAAAAGCTCACAAAGTTGTTTTGTCAAAAACACTTAATGAAGCGAAATTGCATAACACGACAATCATTAACGACAATCTTGCAGACCAAATAAATGAAATAAAACAGCAGGACGGTAAAGAAATCTTGCTTTTTGGTAGCCCGACAGCCACACATTCGCTTATGCAACAGAATTTAATTGACGGCTATTGGCTATTTGTCAATCCAATTATTCTCGGACAAGGCATTCCATTGTTTGTGGATATAAAAGACAAAACTTCGCTAAACTTAGTAAATACACGACAATTTAATAACGGAGTAACAGAACTGAATTACATTGTGGACAGACAATAA
- a CDS encoding site-specific DNA-methyltransferase, translating into MQLHYPNKKSEQEIFDSIPDVELIQINDSVNPNLLIHSNNLIALKQLITKHNLAGKVDLIYIDPPFATNNTFTITNGRASTISNSKSGNIAYSDTLKGFDFIEFIRERLVLLKMLLSDNGSIYLHIDYKIGHYVKIVMDEIFGIENFRNDITRVKCNPKNFARKGYGNIKDLILFYSKSDNLIWNEPKTPYSEEDKIKLFPKTDTNGRRYTTIPLHAPGETQNGNTSKAFKGILPPKGRHWRSDVSVLEQWDNDGLIEWSDNGNPRKKIYFDEQEGKRMQDIWEFKDPQYPVYPTEKNPDLLDLIVKTSSNENSIILDCFAGSGTTLKAAQTNGRQWIGIDQSDEAIKAITQKLDGVENDLFVAKADYKLLTEEKHSTQQGLGAMRGEVLLSGGSAILNSIAFNKH; encoded by the coding sequence ATGCAGTTACACTATCCAAATAAAAAATCAGAGCAGGAAATATTTGACAGTATTCCTGACGTTGAATTGATTCAGATTAACGATAGTGTAAATCCGAATTTGCTAATTCATTCCAACAATTTGATAGCGTTAAAACAACTTATCACTAAGCACAATTTAGCAGGAAAAGTTGATTTGATTTACATTGACCCGCCATTTGCAACAAACAACACGTTTACAATTACAAACGGTAGAGCAAGCACCATCAGTAATTCAAAAAGCGGAAACATTGCTTATTCTGACACGCTGAAAGGTTTTGACTTCATTGAATTTATTCGTGAACGTTTGGTGTTGCTCAAAATGTTGCTTTCGGACAACGGTTCAATTTATTTGCACATTGATTACAAAATCGGGCATTATGTAAAAATTGTAATGGACGAAATTTTCGGAATTGAAAATTTTAGAAACGACATTACACGAGTAAAATGTAATCCGAAAAATTTTGCTCGTAAAGGTTACGGTAACATCAAAGACTTGATTTTGTTTTATTCCAAATCCGATAATTTAATTTGGAACGAACCGAAAACGCCATACAGCGAAGAAGACAAAATAAAACTGTTTCCGAAAACCGACACAAACGGCAGACGTTACACAACTATTCCGTTGCACGCACCGGGCGAAACTCAAAACGGAAACACATCAAAAGCGTTCAAAGGAATTTTGCCACCCAAAGGCAGACATTGGCGAAGCGATGTAAGCGTTTTGGAACAGTGGGATAATGACGGTTTAATTGAATGGAGTGACAACGGAAATCCACGCAAGAAAATTTATTTTGACGAGCAGGAAGGAAAACGTATGCAAGATATTTGGGAGTTCAAAGACCCGCAATATCCTGTTTATCCGACAGAAAAAAATCCCGACTTGTTGGACTTGATTGTAAAAACTTCTTCCAACGAAAACAGCATAATTTTAGATTGCTTTGCAGGTTCGGGAACAACCTTGAAAGCTGCACAGACAAACGGCAGACAATGGATAGGCATTGACCAATCGGACGAAGCGATAAAAGCAATTACACAAAAATTAGACGGAGTAGAAAACGACTTGTTTGTTGCAAAAGCGGACTACAAATTACTGACAGAAGAAAAGCACAGCACCCAACAAGGGCTTGGCGCAATGCGGGGCGAAGTGCTTCTATCGGGCGGTAGTGCTATATTGAACAGTATTGCTTTTAATAAACATTAG
- a CDS encoding restriction endonuclease, giving the protein MNYWTELSIEYANQRSYLDDLFQVYPTIPEGIRDIDKERWTNIEKAFKKKNNDILIRELLKLELFPIKDSYIAYLKRDASAIERNPKTINRICGRLYEMGLDKIFERCSEPKETNRQIGPFFRRWTNSKALGIQPVGLEEFTKTKNDAILNGSDKQLMDFAAEELNYKHTKGLDFIGRFNGKYVIGEAKFLTDFGGHQNAQFNDAISTVQAKNVKAIKIAILDGVLYIKGNNKMYKDITTTYKDLNIMSSLVLREFLYQI; this is encoded by the coding sequence ATGAATTATTGGACGGAACTAAGCATAGAATACGCTAATCAGAGAAGTTACTTGGACGACTTGTTTCAGGTATATCCGACCATTCCAGAAGGCATTAGAGATATTGACAAGGAGCGTTGGACGAACATTGAGAAAGCATTTAAGAAGAAAAACAACGACATTTTAATTCGTGAATTACTGAAATTAGAATTGTTTCCAATTAAAGACAGTTACATTGCATATTTGAAACGTGATGCTTCGGCTATTGAACGAAATCCGAAAACCATTAACCGAATTTGCGGACGACTTTATGAAATGGGCTTGGACAAAATTTTTGAGCGTTGTTCCGAACCCAAAGAAACCAACCGACAAATTGGACCATTTTTCAGACGTTGGACAAACAGTAAAGCGTTAGGTATTCAACCTGTCGGATTGGAAGAATTTACCAAGACAAAAAATGATGCAATTCTAAACGGAAGCGACAAACAGTTAATGGACTTTGCTGCCGAAGAATTAAACTATAAACACACCAAAGGACTTGATTTTATTGGACGTTTCAATGGAAAATATGTAATTGGCGAAGCCAAATTTTTGACTGACTTTGGCGGACACCAAAACGCACAATTCAACGATGCAATCAGCACCGTTCAAGCCAAAAATGTAAAGGCAATTAAAATTGCCATTCTTGACGGAGTTTTATACATCAAAGGAAACAACAAGATGTATAAAGACATTACCACAACATACAAAGACCTTAACATAATGAGCAGCTTAGTGCTGCGTGAATTTTTATACCAAATCTAA
- a CDS encoding quinone oxidoreductase family protein — protein MKAAILKEIGTTPVCVDFPEPVVENEQQVLVSVKASSIKQLDLLKAAGKHYTKYSSLPIIVGMDGVASLENGQRIYAMGVTGMMAQKAVLQKDRWIVLPDALDDSTAAALPNFLVGSDIALRTKAQIKKGDIVLINGATGSTGMVAVQMAKYHNATTIIATGRNPEVLEKLKELGADIIISLNQSENDIMNDFKKAYAAFPFDIVIDYLWGKPMELLLQALLTQPSKTTTKIVTVGEMAGHTISSLTSDILRSRDIVLLGSGIGSFEQQVITDYMRKILPEIFQYAASGKLKIDTETFPLEEISIAWNLNKTVVIKI, from the coding sequence ATGAAAGCAGCAATCTTAAAAGAAATTGGGACAACACCTGTTTGTGTTGATTTTCCCGAACCTGTTGTTGAAAATGAACAACAAGTTTTAGTGAGTGTAAAAGCATCATCTATTAAACAATTAGATTTACTGAAAGCAGCAGGAAAACATTACACAAAGTATTCATCATTGCCCATTATTGTGGGAATGGACGGTGTTGCATCTTTAGAAAACGGACAAAGAATTTACGCAATGGGCGTAACAGGAATGATGGCACAAAAAGCCGTTTTGCAAAAGGATAGATGGATAGTTCTTCCTGACGCACTTGACGACAGCACCGCAGCAGCATTGCCCAATTTTTTGGTTGGTTCTGATATTGCTTTACGAACTAAAGCACAAATAAAAAAAGGCGATATAGTTTTAATAAACGGAGCAACAGGTTCAACTGGAATGGTAGCCGTTCAAATGGCAAAATATCACAACGCCACCACTATTATTGCGACAGGTCGCAACCCCGAAGTTCTTGAAAAACTGAAAGAACTTGGTGCAGATATAATCATTTCACTGAACCAGTCTGAAAATGATATTATGAACGATTTTAAAAAAGCATATGCTGCTTTTCCTTTTGATATTGTTATTGATTATTTGTGGGGAAAGCCAATGGAACTGCTTTTGCAAGCCTTGTTGACACAACCCTCAAAAACAACAACCAAAATTGTTACAGTCGGCGAAATGGCAGGACACACGATTTCTTCATTAACATCAGACATATTACGAAGCAGGGACATTGTTCTTTTAGGTTCAGGAATTGGCAGTTTTGAACAACAAGTAATAACAGATTACATGCGAAAAATACTTCCTGAAATATTTCAATACGCAGCTTCTGGCAAACTCAAAATAGACACTGAAACTTTTCCTTTAGAAGAAATATCCATTGCTTGGAATTTGAACAAGACTGTTGTTATCAAGATTTGA
- a CDS encoding putative quinol monooxygenase: protein MSVQNEKGQPGYVIKMVAKPGNGDLLRKLATDGMRIANEGGNWVHCLVENEPDTLWTFEFFESEEAKRHYEESNLADKLRDEIIDLLAEPPIRIVVTPFSASWLPI, encoded by the coding sequence ATGTCAGTACAAAACGAAAAAGGACAACCAGGTTATGTAATAAAAATGGTCGCCAAACCCGGTAATGGCGATTTATTACGCAAACTTGCCACAGATGGAATGAGAATAGCTAACGAAGGCGGAAATTGGGTACATTGTTTAGTAGAAAATGAACCCGATACCTTGTGGACATTTGAATTTTTTGAAAGTGAAGAAGCAAAAAGGCATTATGAAGAAAGCAACCTTGCAGACAAACTTCGTGACGAAATAATTGATCTTCTCGCTGAACCGCCAATTCGTATCGTTGTAACACCATTTTCAGCAAGTTGGTTACCTATTTAA
- a CDS encoding helix-turn-helix domain-containing protein: MDNDLRYKVVEPDNSLADFVESFWFLQNQSDKNKEAIALPDGRIDLFLSQSTLKPFNISLLGIGTQANQTVIISGSLIFAISFKLLATEYILNTSVTNILDNGKYLPNNFWDFNANDLTDFDAFCNKASQKIKELLPKEIDKRKRKLFELIYTSKGLITVKEISEKIFWSSRQINRYFNQQFGLSLKTYCNILRFRASLEHIAQGKLFPELDFADQNHFIKQIKKFSGAIPKELFKNKNDRFILLSTLNPK; encoded by the coding sequence ATGGACAATGATTTACGTTACAAAGTCGTCGAACCTGACAACTCGCTTGCAGACTTTGTAGAAAGTTTTTGGTTTCTACAAAACCAATCAGACAAAAACAAAGAAGCTATTGCATTACCAGACGGACGAATTGATTTATTTTTATCACAATCCACATTAAAACCTTTCAATATTTCCCTTTTGGGAATTGGCACACAAGCCAACCAAACTGTAATTATATCAGGAAGTTTAATATTTGCCATAAGTTTCAAACTGCTTGCAACGGAATATATTTTAAACACATCCGTTACAAATATATTAGACAACGGAAAATATTTGCCAAATAATTTTTGGGACTTCAACGCCAACGACTTGACTGATTTTGATGCGTTCTGCAACAAAGCATCACAAAAAATAAAAGAGCTTTTGCCCAAAGAAATTGACAAAAGGAAACGAAAACTTTTTGAACTTATTTATACTTCAAAAGGCTTGATAACAGTGAAAGAAATTTCTGAAAAAATATTTTGGAGTAGCCGACAAATCAATCGCTATTTCAATCAGCAGTTCGGACTTTCATTGAAGACATATTGCAACATTTTACGGTTCAGAGCATCATTAGAACACATTGCACAAGGAAAACTTTTCCCCGAACTTGATTTTGCAGACCAAAACCATTTCATAAAACAGATAAAAAAGTTTTCGGGGGCTATCCCAAAAGAATTATTCAAAAACAAGAACGACCGATTTATACTATTATCAACACTTAACCCGAAGTAA